In the genome of Aedes aegypti strain LVP_AGWG chromosome 2, AaegL5.0 Primary Assembly, whole genome shotgun sequence, the window AAACGATTCACATTGAGCTTTTATCCACAAAACCGGTTTTCTAGTATAAAACTTCTCAAAATCCTTGAAACCAGCAGCAGGAGGACAACACGCACTGGATGATGCCGGaaaaatttgaatgattttgcTGATCATTCGGTAATTTCCACAGATGCCGAATTTCCAGCAAACATAGTGATCATCGCTGAATTCCCAGCAAAATAAATATTGCTGATACCGCTCCAGCAATTCATTTTGCTGGAACGGAAAACcaaaatttggtgtgtaatAGAGGTACGTTTGACATTGACGTCCGTTGTCAAACtgacatttcgattttttttttcgccgcCGCCCCCCGAGCAGTTTGTTTACTTCCTCACGAAAATGATGACGAGCACGGAGCACCGGAGTTTCCATCGCAGCTGGATGACGATTGGTTCAGCATGCTTTTCGTTTTTCTTCGCCACGTTTAGAATGGACAGAATCACAACCTTTTTCCGAAGACTTCGGAGTGCATCAATCCAGAAAGGAACATCAATTTCATCAGCCTTTCGCAAAGTTTGCGTTTAGTGATTCAGTGTTTGGGCGTTTCCTCTACCCATCAATATGGTTCTGGATTTGGATTTGTTCCGCAGCGACAAGGGTTATGATCCGTCCAATAAGTTCAAGCAAACCTGGAGTTGCGCTTCACAGGATGTCGGCCTGGTGAATATGGACATCGAGTAGGACGGCGTGTGACGCAAGTGTCGCTTCAATGCGGACAATTTCAACAGACTGAGAAATCTGAGCAGTAAGGAAGTTGTCGAAAAAGAAAAGAGAACGAAGAGCAGGGAGCGGAGGATGAACCGGTGCTGAACGAGGTGACCTCGTGTTCCGGTCAGCAACTGCTGGTGCGCTACGGTCAGACAAGATTAACGCAGCTGTGGACTTTGTGCATATGCTCAGAGCCTGATTTATGAGGAGCAATGGCCCCGGGCCCCTACAAAATTTCACTTAGTGACAATCATTTTCGTAACATATCCTAAATTCtaataaaaactgaaaactcGATGCTTGTCAGTGCAATCGGTTAGGAATTAGAGGAAATTTTCCCCTTAGTCAGCTTAGAACACCCGCTTAACCATCCACATCATAACCGGACCATGCCCACAACATCCGTCGTTCATGCTTTTTGGTCGTCAATAAGAAACCGCTTCTGCGCCACGTACATTACCATTCTCAGCAAATACAATCGGTACATGTTATTTTGGTCACCGTCGTGACGCAGGTTTTCTCTGTCTTGTTCCGGATTCCATCTGGATTCCGAGAATATGGACCATAACTATCAGCCACCACAAACGCCGCCCCGCAGGTTCGTTAACTACATCCGAATGTAAATAAACTATGTGAAACACGTGATGTTTTGACAGCACACCGAGGGGTCTGCCAAAGCAAAATATGCTGATATCAAAACTAGGGGTTTGCGGATGAAAAGACCCCGTTTTGTTTTAAATGAAAAGAccccaaaataaaaagtttttttcaccATCTGCTTGATCTTACCATTTATCTTTGGTATTAGTATAGACAAACTTCTGtcattttgctaaaaaacaCGTGATTTTGGTTTTGGCGGGAAAGTTTTCTCATTCACTTTACTCTGCGGGTGTCAGTTCGCAGCGAGGTAACGACTGCGGGCGTACGACCACCGCAGGACTCTAATAAAAGATAAGCGCGAATATTATCACTGCGATTATCTATGGACATTTCAAGATAAACGCGTTTCGCGGTTTTGTCTTGCAAGGCACAATATATTTAAGCGCCGCAATATTGTGCCTTGCAATGATTTCGCGACATGCCTGCAAATTGTTCGATGGGTCAAAACAAATGCTCACACTTCAGTTCACATGGAGTTTTTGTTCTTGCATCAGTCGCGATTCGCTGGTTGAGCCACAACTACCGCCCAACCAACGAATCTGATTCGCTCGTTGGGCCATCTAACAGTCGTCGTAAAATGCTGTAGGATAATCGAATCTTATGTTGTGATTGTGAGAGCGTCGCGATGCTGTATGTTGGTGTGAGTGTAAAATGAAaattgacgtcttgttttgacATCCAGTTACTTTTTAGTTGAGATATTGCTCGATTAGCGGAGGCCCAACTAAAAAGCGGCCCAAGTATTATAAGGCCCAACGAGCGAACCGCGACACATCATTCCACCCAAAAACATTCCCTTTTACGTCTAAGCTATAGCTAAGgattcattcacaaattacgtaacgctaaaattggccattttggacacccacccaccctcttgtaacgctttttatatggaaatttttcagaatttgtatgagccgtaacatcgtccggacacccacccacccccttcagcgttatgtaatttgtgaatgagccctaagaCCTCACCCAATGTACGGTGAAACTGGTGTGAACATTTTGTGGTGGGACAATCTTTTCTGCCTGTGCGTCGAATTAGGTGCAAAAAAGTCAATATTATGCCGTTTTTCTTTTTGAACCTGGGTTGGTGCTGAATTCATAAACAAGCCAACGTCAGACAAATGTctgttcggtcgaacctgaaatTTGTCCGACATTGAATTGTTTATGCATTCAGCACCAACCCAGTTCCACCCCAAGTTATGGGCGATATCCACTTCgtagtactgtgcaaaaggatagggcAAGTAGAGCCAAGAAATGATCAAGGAATGATTtcgctgtcaaaattacttgagctgCATCCAGTTGGAAAGTAGAACAATTATCGTAACGTTTCGTGACGCTTACCgggcaaatcaaatggagctatcacttttccgtacggaaaaatatTCCGCtcgattattccgcaagtaaaattGACATCTCGCTCATACTGAACcatctgtcaaaattactttggtaatttTGTGAGAAATTTACTTGAGTGTTCTACTTGGGATCAGGATACCagacttaaaaaaaaacgacatTACGAACAAGCGCAAATGATGATTCATTCGTTTGGAGGAGGAGGTTTTCGTTCAGTGCATAACGCTCGttcgttttttttctattttaccGCAATATTCTATGTTTTCATTTTGTGTGTTGCTTTCATTTGGCTTGACAAAATATGTGTAAGTAATAATTTTCATGCATTTTTCGATCTTTGTGTGTTGGCGCCATTTGCATTTTCTCTATTTCCGGTAGCATCGTAAGTAGAGTGCGCGTGTGAGAAAAGATATATTTTCCGTTTTCGATAATAAAACATGAGACCCGATCAATATTCATTAGAAAGGATGAGGGCAGCTAAAAAGCTGTTCCTCAGGAAGAAAAATAGATCAGAACCGGTTAGCGGTGACCAAGCGGTTTCAGGTCGAGAGGATAGCCAGAGGGAACTTCCCGAACAACAGCAAACAGCGGTAAGCATCTTTCAGGTTAGGTTTCTCTGTTGGTGCAATAAAAAATGGGATCCGATTTAGCACTAACAACTCACTTCTTTCGATTTCTGTTTGCTTTTGCTTAATAGAATTTCGCTTGGAATCGCGTTGTTACGCGGAGGATGTCAGCCACAACCTTTACGGTCCGAAATGAACATCCCGCACATCGCGTTCAAACGCGACGGATTTCGACGACAAACTTGGCTGTCCGAGAGCAGGAGAAAAATCGCGTCCAAACGCGGCGAATGTCGATAGCGTCCGGTGCGGCCCGAGAGCGGCAGGAAAATCTCGGACATCGTCTTCGAGAGCAGCAGGACCACCTCGGACAGCGCGTCCAAACGCGGAGAATGTCGACCGCATTATGCACAATCCGAGAGCAGCAGGAACATCCCGGACGGTCATCGGTGGGCAAGCTGCAGTCACAGGAACACCCAGGACAAAACATCCAAACTCAAGCAGTAAGtagttttcggaaaattttcaTTCAGCACATTGTCAGGATTAGGCTATTTTTTATTGATGTGACGAGGACGGGTTTCGTGTCCTATAGGCGAGTTTCAGAAAATATTTGCATAACCAGCCCCTTCTAACAAAGAGACTCAAATTATCATGAAATTTGGTGTCTAACTGTACTGCTAATGTACTAATGATTATTTCTTTCATAGAATCGCGTCCAAACGCGGCAGTTGTCGATCGCACGCTCTGCGGTCCGTCAGCAGCAGGGTCAACGTGTCCAAACGCGGCGGATGTCAATCACACCATCTGCGGTTCTCGAGCAATTGGAACATTCCGGACACTCTGCGGTCCACAAGCAGCAACCGCAAATTTCCGCTTGTGAACATAAAAAGCGGACAAACGTAAGTAGTAGAATTTTAACATTACACTCACGTAAAAATACGCTATATGTCACTATTAtagtgacccataatagtgggtgACCTATAATAGGTcacccactattatgggtcatttccatttgaattaCGTGTAAAATGGAGTGATTAATAATACCTAAGTAACCATGCTGCTGAAGCTGCAACGCGTGcaggtaccgttttgtctcaaattccgaacactcgactttttatagtgattttttaagtaaatcACCCTAATTTCTTTACAGAATGATAAATTCTATTACATTTCAAGTCGTGCATAtgaaaaaaaggtttgaaatgatAATTCTAACCTTTGAAATTGtcactgttcggaatatgagtcatgttcggaatttgagacaaaacggaaTATGGTGAAAATAATGCAAGCATTACTGTATAGATACAATAAAAGTTGActtaaagtggaaaagggccccaCAAGAGCCGCATTGATGTTACAGATTATAACTTCAATGCGGTTCTAGtggggcccttttccactttaaatCAACTTTAATTGTGTCTATACAGCAATGctagcattattttcaccgtaTACCTGCACGCGTTGCAGCTTCAGCAGTATGTTTACTTGGGTAGGGACTGAGTGACCCAGAATAGCGTGAGCAGTGTACATGGATTTGGAAACTTGTACGCGCCATGCaagttattttcaatttttatttatacaaaaaaaaactcactcaAGGGTGATTGAACAATCATCAAAATGGTctaacatttttaatttgtgtggaAAATCTTGCAACACCAACGGAGTAGTCCatctttttattattattatttttctagtGATATGATAAAGTGAAGTATTTTATTAGTTTATtcgtattttttattatttttttctacgtTTGGAAAATGTAATGCCTATATGTAAGAATCGATCAAATATCAAAGTTGAACAGGCAGTTTTCTCCAAAACGATCAACAAGTCAGGAAAAATAGGAACGTTTGCTTTTCATAAGGGGCCGTTCATAAACCACGTAGACCAAATTTTAGGCATCTCACGACGCTTCATAGGCTCTGCACATGTCTTGTGGCTATCTTTGCCTGATTTGTGTCAGATATGAGAGCCCCATGTTTACAGCTGTTTTTTGGGTCTCCAACGACcgcgagttttgttttttttttttatagggcTGTTCAATGAGCTGCTTGAAGTTGCTCGAAGTTCAGTCTATCCCTCTCGCACTTTTTTGTCAACAAATGGGCACGAGCAGGATGGACTGAACTTCGAGCAACTTCAAGCAGCTCATTGAACAGCCTTTATGTTTCATATTCTCGCGCAACAATACTAAAGGGCCAATAGTAATTTTTAAGGTCAACACGTTTCGCTCAGAACACGTACACTCAGAATTCGAAATAAACCCCATTGGTTTAAATTTCTATTCCCCTCTCTTTTCTTCTGCAGTAATTTTTAGGCACGGGAATCATTTCTCCTGGATGAGTCCAGCTTAGACTCATCCAGGAGAAATTATCCCAATGCCTAAAAATTACTGCAGAAGAAAAGAGAGGAGAATAGAAATTTAAACCAATGGAGTTTATTTCTAATTCTGAGTGTAGGCTTTCCGTGACGCCACCCACACAAATCAACACTTTCATCAGATAGACTGAGCTTTGCTCTATCTTTTGCTGGTGTTGATTTGCGTGGGTGGCGTCACAGAAGGCCTACAGCGAGCGAAACTATGActattggcccttttgaattgttgcGCGAGATATCTGTTGCTGATCGTTTTTGGATGAAAgcaaatcatattaaaattaaaCTAGATCACTGTACTATGCTGTAGAGGTGTGCGCCGAAGTACTTTTTACCGGCGGCGGCGTATGCTGTCATGATAGGCAGCGGCGGCGGCGACGCCGGCGTCACGCCGAGTACCCtgttcggcggcggcggcggcgacgTAGTCATTGTGATAGAATAAattcgcaacattttttttaataccgtGAAGGCCCCTAAGTCTGCGCACTTaaggatttttgaaatttaaacagctgtaataaattaaaaactGAACATATTGGTCTGAAATTTTGAGAGCACATACTTACTAGCCTTATTAATAAgggaaaaatttaaaagtttttatacatatttattttgtatgcgaAACAATTAGAATCCTGAAGGGTGTCTGTGTTCCTAAGTCTGCGCACCTACTTTTGCAATGTTCCTTAAGCTGGaaacacaatgtgaacggcattACGGAACGGCAACAAAACGGAAACACCGGTTTGAGTGGCCTGTCAGTATTTCGATCAATGTCGTCTAAATCAGATTCAACATTGGCCTGACATGTAAACTGTAAACCAAACCAGTGTTTCCGTTTTGTTGCCGTTCCGTaatgccgttcacattgtgtttCCAGCTTTAATCTGCGCGCTAGTGTTCCTAATTCTGCGCATACGACAATGCCGTAGAATAGATGTTGTATTCCACTAAAGGCATGATGCGCCCCTTGAACTTATATTACTTTGCTATTTTATCCTGTTGGTGGACTTACGGTCACATTGGAACTCAGCAAGTCTTTAACTTCCCACTCAGAGGTTTATAAAATTAGCAAAGTGAATTATATTCATAATACAGTCCATAGTTTTATAATTATTGCAATAACTGACTGTCCAGATATTCCAAACAGTAATGTCCTGTTCTAATAAGCTTTATTTTCTGAAATCGAGACGAACTTATGAAAACAGTTTAACCACCTTCCGTGAACTAAGGTGTCTTTCattaacttttaacattttttttttatctttcatgcatattttttcactaacagGCAAAGAAGTAAAAACTCTGCATAGTATTTATAAggagtaataaaaaaaacaacaacaaagatTGCTTACAAATGTTTCATTTTGGTTCTCGGAAAATTGTGTATATGGATTGCCACGTTTTACTACCACCCCTTTATAGTGTGATGTAATTTATGAACGGGCCCTTACTGAATATATACATTATTAAGCTATTCACAAAATAATGGTACTTTAAAGTTGTTTTAAAACTCAAAACATGTCGAAAATTGAGAGCTTCGACCTCTACACGGAATAAGGATCACTATCCAAAAACGGTTCCTAAGTCTGCGCACTACAGAAGAATAAGAATATGAAGATAAAATGAAATGTACTCCATCAATTCTATTTACTCCACTTCAGAGCTAGTGCATACGtactaaaaatttgaaatatttcgttTTTATTTAGCCTAACATGCTTTAGTTGATGAAGCGTATCCTTAACAACTTTGCTAACAGACAGTCATTTCCGACCAAGGGGCAAGACAGTGTTCAAAGCAGAGTAAATTTGGAGCAGCTCAGAGTAACTCTGAGCAACTCTGAGGAATTTGCGAATCAAAATTCCCACCCTTAAatcatcttgattttgacaaaatggtatacaacaaaaacaataataaaccAAACTCAGTCTGCCGAATATAAACAGCGTAAAATAATAAAGATGAAAAGTTGTGAAGTGATTTCACATTCAAAGTGAGTAAATccacatttttatgtttttgaatttctttaatttattaTAGTTCAATTTTTCCTAGGAAATATTCCTGAGCTGCACACAGCAATGGATCCAGCGTGGAAACCATGCCTTTTGCAACAATCAAACGGTTATCCTGCTGCTTCTACGCATACGCTATGACAAGTCTGGAGATTGAACCAAATCGGAATCAAGGGCCAAGTAAGTGGCCGAAGCAGatgaatttgaaaaagaaagaaaaaagctGCTGAAAAGAAAACGCCGACTCCCAACTACGAATATGTTTGCCCGAGAAAGACACGAGACCCATCGACCTGAAGGAAAAAACTGCAAATGAGGTGAACTTCCAGTGCCGGGAGAAAAATTCCGGATGGTGCAGTTTACAATTCGCGTAAGAAGCAGGATCTATTTCCTTTCGGGGATTTTACTCAGTTTCGATGACGAGtctatatttgaatattttgtatttacatctataaaataaaatatgaatCGAGAAcagtttgtatgtttttttattatcgttatGGAGCTTATAATGGAGCAGATTCGAACTGAAAGATCATTCATTATTACGTCGTGTCATAGGTTTTATTAACACGCACTTTAGACTACACCACAGGCAAAACTCTTCTCGGGCAGTCGTTTTGTTCGACACAGCATACGCATTGTCCTGCCGGAAAAATTCTGGCGGTTCGGCTACATCCACTGTGCGCAATCAATTCATATATAATTGCAACATAAATCTCAGCATATGTGTAACGCCCAAAAAAATGGTACACAATAGATCAACTTAATCGTCGATCGAAAGTAAACATACACAACCATAGTCAATTTGAAGAGTGACAGCTGTCGGAAGAATTTAATTTGGTATGATTATGTCTGAGGCAAACTGAAGCATGCTGAGCAATCCTGAGTAACTCTCGTGTTTTCTGAGCAATGCCCGTTTAGAACTTCCCACCATCTTTTACCTTGGGATCACCCAGAAAAATCTGTAACCTGAGTGAATTTgatgaattatgagtaactctGGTGCAAATATTCACTCATGTTGAATCTGTCTTGCCCCTTGTTTCCGACTATTaccaacattttcaaaataattttatttcacgATAAAATAGTTATCAAAAGTTTCACGGAATTT includes:
- the LOC110676513 gene encoding uncharacterized protein LOC110676513 isoform X2 — encoded protein: MSATTFTVRNEHPAHRVQTRRISTTNLAVREQEKNRVQTRRMSIASGAARERQENLGHRLREQQDHLGQRVQTRRMSTALCTIREQQEHPGRSSVGKLQSQEHPGQNIQTQANRVQTRQLSIARSAVRQQQGQRVQTRRMSITPSAVLEQLEHSGHSAVHKQQPQISACEHKKRTNMKVAFAELPLEARSKKPPNKTAVEHNTQAKSPAQSKTEERYRSSQNVKAGAKPETPLVGQKPASQESSQHNSAKAQQSNEKKFRQHPEKIKTKAYPKMQGSDMDGTILPTRRLETVGGFPTEVSDPMWPSSSSSS
- the LOC110676513 gene encoding uncharacterized protein LOC110676513 isoform X3 — protein: MSATTFTVRNEHPAHRVQTRRISTTNLAVREQEKNRVQTRRMSIASGAARERQENLGHRLREQQDHLGQRVQTRRMSTALCTIREQQEHPGRSSVGKLQSQEHPGQNIQTQANRVQTRQLSIARSAVRQQQGQRVQTRRMSITPSAVLEQLEHSGHSAVHKQQPQISACEHKKRTNFAIYVIVWVGYIILKFKTLNNHLTNE